One segment of Tenrec ecaudatus isolate mTenEca1 chromosome 1, mTenEca1.hap1, whole genome shotgun sequence DNA contains the following:
- the ECM1 gene encoding extracellular matrix protein 1 isoform X5: MSNSNRRSRLPAAQPLKYASARENPLPGWPVTSCPKMGTMSGAALALACLTLVSAAAEGELQAPGQRELRPRQLTQHPHEVGYAAPPSPPLTSTRPMGHPDASLHSPAFAFEEQKEVQFPLSRGAIPAQEEMQPSPLLPVERKAADQPLPQEATPLQGELEQKEVDSYLPNQEEMTFGSKQKDEKPAPLQGRESESWDPAQHCQRGRPRGGWGFRLDGFPPGRPSPDNLNQICFPARQHVVYGPWNLPQTGYSHLTRQGETLNLLETGYSRCCRCRSRLNCLECAELVWKDALIKFCEAEFSVKTRAHRCCKEQGEARFTCFQKEASQPHYQTRACPSQKLHVTSGPKLPFPPGVPTPDNVKNICHLKRFRSVPRNLPAADPIQRQLRALTQLEAEFQRCCLQGDNHTCTRKAWEDTMDGYCDKVQAVKTHHHSCCRYPASPARDDCFARRAPYPNYDQDILTLDLSRVTSNLMNHLCGNHRVLSKHKQIPGLIQNMTARCCDMPLPEQACCAEEEKLAFIDDLCGPRRTFWRDTAFCCDLNPGVEQTNCFNIHYLRNVALVAGDTGDAKGQGEQVPTEETNISPTPKPDKEE; the protein is encoded by the exons ATGAGTAACAGCAACCGGAGAAGCAGGCTCCCAGCTGCCCAGCCCTTGAAATACGCATCTGCCCGTGAGAATCCACTTCCTGGGTGGCCAGTGACCAGTTGCCCCAAAATGGGGACCATGTCGGGAGCAGCCTTGGCTCTGGCCTGTTTGACTCTCGTTTCTGCAGCTGCTGAGGGAG AGCTCCAGGCTCCAGGCCAGAGGGAACTGAGACCAAGGCAGCTCACCCAGCATCCTCACGAAG tTGGCTATgcagcacccccctccccaccccttaccAGCACCCGCCCCATGGGTCACCCGGATGCATCCCTGCACAGCCCCGCCTTTGCCTTTGAGGAACAGAAGGAAG TGCAATTCCCTCTCTCCAGGGGAGCCATTCCTGCCCAAGAGGAAATGCAGCCCTCTCCCCTGCTCCCCGTGGAAAGGAAAG CAGCAGACCAACCTCTCCCCCAGGAAGCCACTCCCCTTCAAGGAGAACTTGAACAAAAAGAAG TAGACTCATATTTACCGAATCAGGAGGAGATGACCTTTGGCTCTAAGCAGAAAGACG AAAAACCAGCTCCCCTCCAGGGCAGGGAGTCCGAGTCTTGGGATCCAGCCCAGCACTGCCAGCGGGGTCGACCCCGAGGGGGCTGGGGCTTCCGGCTGGATGGCTTCCCCCCTGGGCGCCCTTCTCCGGACAATCTGAACCAGATATGCTTCCCTGCCCGCCAACACGTGGTGTACGGCCCCTGGAATCTGCCCCAGACTGGCTACTCCCACCTCACTCGCCAAGGTGAAACCCTCAATTTGCTGGAAACTGGATATTCCCGGTGCTGCCGCTGCCGCAGCCGCTTAAACTGCCTGGAGTGTGCAGAGCTTGTG TGGAAGGACGCTCTGATCAAGTTCTGTGAGGCTGAGTTCTCGGTCAAGACCCGAGCCCACAGGTGCTGCAAAGAGCAGGGAGAGGCTCGATTCACCTGCTTCCAAAAGGAAGCATCCCAGCCACACTACCAGACCCGGGCCTGCCCTAGTCAAAAGCTCCACGTTACCTCGGGCCCCAAACTGCCTTTCCCCCCGGGGGTTCCCACGCCAGACAATGTCAAGAACATCTGCCACCTGAAACGCTTCCGCTCCGTGCCGCGCAACCTCCCAGCTGCCGACCCCATCCAAAGGCAGCTGCGGGCTCTGACCCAGCTGGAGGCGGAGTTCCAGCGCTGCTGCCTTCAGGGGGATAACCACACCTGCACACGGAAGGCT TGGGAGGACACCATGGATGGGTACTGTGACAAGGTGCAGGCTGTAAAGACCCACCACCACTCATGCTGCCGCtaccctgccagccctgcccgcGACGACTGCTTTGCCCGTCGGGCTCCCTATCCCAACTACGATCAGGACATCCTGACCCTTGACCTCAGCCGAGTCACCTCCAACCTCATGAACCATCTCTGCGGAAACCACAGGGTTCTCAGCAAGCA CAAACAGATCCCAGGGCTGATCCAGAACATGACTGCCCGCTGCTGCGACATGCCCCTTCCAGAGCAGGCCTGCTGTGCAGAAGAGGAA AAACTGGCCTTCATCGATGACCTCTGTGGTCCCAGACGTACCTTCTGGAGGGACACTGCCTTCTGCTGTGACCTGAATCCTGGGGTCGAGCAGACCAACTGTTTCAACATCCATTATCTGAGGAATGTGGCACTAGTGGCTGGAGACACGGGGGATGCCAAGGGTCAGGGGGAGCAGGTCCCAACCGAGGAAACAaatatcagccccacccccaagcccGACAAAGAAGAATGA
- the ECM1 gene encoding extracellular matrix protein 1 isoform X1, with the protein MSNSNRRSRLPAAQPLKYASARENPLPGWPVTSCPKMGTMSGAALALACLTLVSAAAEGELQAPGQRELRPRQLTQHPHEVGYAAPPSPPLTSTRPMGHPDASLHSPAFAFEEQKEVQFPLSRGAIPAQEEMQPSPLLPVERKAADQPLPQEATPLQGELEQKEVDSYLPNQEEMTFGSKQKDASQSEEKPAPLQGRESESWDPAQHCQRGRPRGGWGFRLDGFPPGRPSPDNLNQICFPARQHVVYGPWNLPQTGYSHLTRQGETLNLLETGYSRCCRCRSRLNCLECAELVWKDALIKFCEAEFSVKTRAHRCCKEQGEARFTCFQKEASQPHYQTRACPSQKLHVTSGPKLPFPPGVPTPDNVKNICHLKRFRSVPRNLPAADPIQRQLRALTQLEAEFQRCCLQGDNHTCTRKAWEDTMDGYCDKVQAVKTHHHSCCRYPASPARDDCFARRAPYPNYDQDILTLDLSRVTSNLMNHLCGNHRVLSKHKQIPGLIQNMTARCCDMPLPEQACCAEEEKLAFIDDLCGPRRTFWRDTAFCCDLNPGVEQTNCFNIHYLRNVALVAGDTGDAKGQGEQVPTEETNISPTPKPDKEE; encoded by the exons ATGAGTAACAGCAACCGGAGAAGCAGGCTCCCAGCTGCCCAGCCCTTGAAATACGCATCTGCCCGTGAGAATCCACTTCCTGGGTGGCCAGTGACCAGTTGCCCCAAAATGGGGACCATGTCGGGAGCAGCCTTGGCTCTGGCCTGTTTGACTCTCGTTTCTGCAGCTGCTGAGGGAG AGCTCCAGGCTCCAGGCCAGAGGGAACTGAGACCAAGGCAGCTCACCCAGCATCCTCACGAAG tTGGCTATgcagcacccccctccccaccccttaccAGCACCCGCCCCATGGGTCACCCGGATGCATCCCTGCACAGCCCCGCCTTTGCCTTTGAGGAACAGAAGGAAG TGCAATTCCCTCTCTCCAGGGGAGCCATTCCTGCCCAAGAGGAAATGCAGCCCTCTCCCCTGCTCCCCGTGGAAAGGAAAG CAGCAGACCAACCTCTCCCCCAGGAAGCCACTCCCCTTCAAGGAGAACTTGAACAAAAAGAAG TAGACTCATATTTACCGAATCAGGAGGAGATGACCTTTGGCTCTAAGCAGAAAGACG CCAGCCAGTCTGAAG AAAAACCAGCTCCCCTCCAGGGCAGGGAGTCCGAGTCTTGGGATCCAGCCCAGCACTGCCAGCGGGGTCGACCCCGAGGGGGCTGGGGCTTCCGGCTGGATGGCTTCCCCCCTGGGCGCCCTTCTCCGGACAATCTGAACCAGATATGCTTCCCTGCCCGCCAACACGTGGTGTACGGCCCCTGGAATCTGCCCCAGACTGGCTACTCCCACCTCACTCGCCAAGGTGAAACCCTCAATTTGCTGGAAACTGGATATTCCCGGTGCTGCCGCTGCCGCAGCCGCTTAAACTGCCTGGAGTGTGCAGAGCTTGTG TGGAAGGACGCTCTGATCAAGTTCTGTGAGGCTGAGTTCTCGGTCAAGACCCGAGCCCACAGGTGCTGCAAAGAGCAGGGAGAGGCTCGATTCACCTGCTTCCAAAAGGAAGCATCCCAGCCACACTACCAGACCCGGGCCTGCCCTAGTCAAAAGCTCCACGTTACCTCGGGCCCCAAACTGCCTTTCCCCCCGGGGGTTCCCACGCCAGACAATGTCAAGAACATCTGCCACCTGAAACGCTTCCGCTCCGTGCCGCGCAACCTCCCAGCTGCCGACCCCATCCAAAGGCAGCTGCGGGCTCTGACCCAGCTGGAGGCGGAGTTCCAGCGCTGCTGCCTTCAGGGGGATAACCACACCTGCACACGGAAGGCT TGGGAGGACACCATGGATGGGTACTGTGACAAGGTGCAGGCTGTAAAGACCCACCACCACTCATGCTGCCGCtaccctgccagccctgcccgcGACGACTGCTTTGCCCGTCGGGCTCCCTATCCCAACTACGATCAGGACATCCTGACCCTTGACCTCAGCCGAGTCACCTCCAACCTCATGAACCATCTCTGCGGAAACCACAGGGTTCTCAGCAAGCA CAAACAGATCCCAGGGCTGATCCAGAACATGACTGCCCGCTGCTGCGACATGCCCCTTCCAGAGCAGGCCTGCTGTGCAGAAGAGGAA AAACTGGCCTTCATCGATGACCTCTGTGGTCCCAGACGTACCTTCTGGAGGGACACTGCCTTCTGCTGTGACCTGAATCCTGGGGTCGAGCAGACCAACTGTTTCAACATCCATTATCTGAGGAATGTGGCACTAGTGGCTGGAGACACGGGGGATGCCAAGGGTCAGGGGGAGCAGGTCCCAACCGAGGAAACAaatatcagccccacccccaagcccGACAAAGAAGAATGA
- the ECM1 gene encoding extracellular matrix protein 1 isoform X4: MSNSNRRSRLPAAQPLKYASARENPLPGWPVTSCPKMGTMSGAALALACLTLVSAAAEGELQAPGQRELRPRQLTQHPHEVGYAAPPSPPLTSTRPMGHPDASLHSPAFAFEEQKEVQFPLSRGAIPAQEEMQPSPLLPVERKADQPLPQEATPLQGELEQKEDSYLPNQEEMTFGSKQKDASQSEEKPAPLQGRESESWDPAQHCQRGRPRGGWGFRLDGFPPGRPSPDNLNQICFPARQHVVYGPWNLPQTGYSHLTRQGETLNLLETGYSRCCRCRSRLNCLECAELVWKDALIKFCEAEFSVKTRAHRCCKEQGEARFTCFQKEASQPHYQTRACPSQKLHVTSGPKLPFPPGVPTPDNVKNICHLKRFRSVPRNLPAADPIQRQLRALTQLEAEFQRCCLQGDNHTCTRKAWEDTMDGYCDKVQAVKTHHHSCCRYPASPARDDCFARRAPYPNYDQDILTLDLSRVTSNLMNHLCGNHRVLSKHKQIPGLIQNMTARCCDMPLPEQACCAEEEKLAFIDDLCGPRRTFWRDTAFCCDLNPGVEQTNCFNIHYLRNVALVAGDTGDAKGQGEQVPTEETNISPTPKPDKEE, from the exons ATGAGTAACAGCAACCGGAGAAGCAGGCTCCCAGCTGCCCAGCCCTTGAAATACGCATCTGCCCGTGAGAATCCACTTCCTGGGTGGCCAGTGACCAGTTGCCCCAAAATGGGGACCATGTCGGGAGCAGCCTTGGCTCTGGCCTGTTTGACTCTCGTTTCTGCAGCTGCTGAGGGAG AGCTCCAGGCTCCAGGCCAGAGGGAACTGAGACCAAGGCAGCTCACCCAGCATCCTCACGAAG tTGGCTATgcagcacccccctccccaccccttaccAGCACCCGCCCCATGGGTCACCCGGATGCATCCCTGCACAGCCCCGCCTTTGCCTTTGAGGAACAGAAGGAAG TGCAATTCCCTCTCTCCAGGGGAGCCATTCCTGCCCAAGAGGAAATGCAGCCCTCTCCCCTGCTCCCCGTGGAAAGGAAAG CAGACCAACCTCTCCCCCAGGAAGCCACTCCCCTTCAAGGAGAACTTGAACAAAAAGAAG ACTCATATTTACCGAATCAGGAGGAGATGACCTTTGGCTCTAAGCAGAAAGACG CCAGCCAGTCTGAAG AAAAACCAGCTCCCCTCCAGGGCAGGGAGTCCGAGTCTTGGGATCCAGCCCAGCACTGCCAGCGGGGTCGACCCCGAGGGGGCTGGGGCTTCCGGCTGGATGGCTTCCCCCCTGGGCGCCCTTCTCCGGACAATCTGAACCAGATATGCTTCCCTGCCCGCCAACACGTGGTGTACGGCCCCTGGAATCTGCCCCAGACTGGCTACTCCCACCTCACTCGCCAAGGTGAAACCCTCAATTTGCTGGAAACTGGATATTCCCGGTGCTGCCGCTGCCGCAGCCGCTTAAACTGCCTGGAGTGTGCAGAGCTTGTG TGGAAGGACGCTCTGATCAAGTTCTGTGAGGCTGAGTTCTCGGTCAAGACCCGAGCCCACAGGTGCTGCAAAGAGCAGGGAGAGGCTCGATTCACCTGCTTCCAAAAGGAAGCATCCCAGCCACACTACCAGACCCGGGCCTGCCCTAGTCAAAAGCTCCACGTTACCTCGGGCCCCAAACTGCCTTTCCCCCCGGGGGTTCCCACGCCAGACAATGTCAAGAACATCTGCCACCTGAAACGCTTCCGCTCCGTGCCGCGCAACCTCCCAGCTGCCGACCCCATCCAAAGGCAGCTGCGGGCTCTGACCCAGCTGGAGGCGGAGTTCCAGCGCTGCTGCCTTCAGGGGGATAACCACACCTGCACACGGAAGGCT TGGGAGGACACCATGGATGGGTACTGTGACAAGGTGCAGGCTGTAAAGACCCACCACCACTCATGCTGCCGCtaccctgccagccctgcccgcGACGACTGCTTTGCCCGTCGGGCTCCCTATCCCAACTACGATCAGGACATCCTGACCCTTGACCTCAGCCGAGTCACCTCCAACCTCATGAACCATCTCTGCGGAAACCACAGGGTTCTCAGCAAGCA CAAACAGATCCCAGGGCTGATCCAGAACATGACTGCCCGCTGCTGCGACATGCCCCTTCCAGAGCAGGCCTGCTGTGCAGAAGAGGAA AAACTGGCCTTCATCGATGACCTCTGTGGTCCCAGACGTACCTTCTGGAGGGACACTGCCTTCTGCTGTGACCTGAATCCTGGGGTCGAGCAGACCAACTGTTTCAACATCCATTATCTGAGGAATGTGGCACTAGTGGCTGGAGACACGGGGGATGCCAAGGGTCAGGGGGAGCAGGTCCCAACCGAGGAAACAaatatcagccccacccccaagcccGACAAAGAAGAATGA
- the ECM1 gene encoding extracellular matrix protein 1 isoform X8: MSNSNRRSRLPAAQPLKYASARENPLPGWPVTSCPKMGTMSGAALALACLTLVSAAAEGELQAPGQRELRPRQLTQHPHEVGYAAPPSPPLTSTRPMGHPDASLHSPAFAFEEQKEVQFPLSRGAIPAQEEMQPSPLLPVERKADQPLPQEATPLQGELEQKEDSYLPNQEEMTFGSKQKDEKPAPLQGRESESWDPAQHCQRGRPRGGWGFRLDGFPPGRPSPDNLNQICFPARQHVVYGPWNLPQTGYSHLTRQGETLNLLETGYSRCCRCRSRLNCLECAELVWKDALIKFCEAEFSVKTRAHRCCKEQGEARFTCFQKEASQPHYQTRACPSQKLHVTSGPKLPFPPGVPTPDNVKNICHLKRFRSVPRNLPAADPIQRQLRALTQLEAEFQRCCLQGDNHTCTRKAWEDTMDGYCDKVQAVKTHHHSCCRYPASPARDDCFARRAPYPNYDQDILTLDLSRVTSNLMNHLCGNHRVLSKHKQIPGLIQNMTARCCDMPLPEQACCAEEEKLAFIDDLCGPRRTFWRDTAFCCDLNPGVEQTNCFNIHYLRNVALVAGDTGDAKGQGEQVPTEETNISPTPKPDKEE, encoded by the exons ATGAGTAACAGCAACCGGAGAAGCAGGCTCCCAGCTGCCCAGCCCTTGAAATACGCATCTGCCCGTGAGAATCCACTTCCTGGGTGGCCAGTGACCAGTTGCCCCAAAATGGGGACCATGTCGGGAGCAGCCTTGGCTCTGGCCTGTTTGACTCTCGTTTCTGCAGCTGCTGAGGGAG AGCTCCAGGCTCCAGGCCAGAGGGAACTGAGACCAAGGCAGCTCACCCAGCATCCTCACGAAG tTGGCTATgcagcacccccctccccaccccttaccAGCACCCGCCCCATGGGTCACCCGGATGCATCCCTGCACAGCCCCGCCTTTGCCTTTGAGGAACAGAAGGAAG TGCAATTCCCTCTCTCCAGGGGAGCCATTCCTGCCCAAGAGGAAATGCAGCCCTCTCCCCTGCTCCCCGTGGAAAGGAAAG CAGACCAACCTCTCCCCCAGGAAGCCACTCCCCTTCAAGGAGAACTTGAACAAAAAGAAG ACTCATATTTACCGAATCAGGAGGAGATGACCTTTGGCTCTAAGCAGAAAGACG AAAAACCAGCTCCCCTCCAGGGCAGGGAGTCCGAGTCTTGGGATCCAGCCCAGCACTGCCAGCGGGGTCGACCCCGAGGGGGCTGGGGCTTCCGGCTGGATGGCTTCCCCCCTGGGCGCCCTTCTCCGGACAATCTGAACCAGATATGCTTCCCTGCCCGCCAACACGTGGTGTACGGCCCCTGGAATCTGCCCCAGACTGGCTACTCCCACCTCACTCGCCAAGGTGAAACCCTCAATTTGCTGGAAACTGGATATTCCCGGTGCTGCCGCTGCCGCAGCCGCTTAAACTGCCTGGAGTGTGCAGAGCTTGTG TGGAAGGACGCTCTGATCAAGTTCTGTGAGGCTGAGTTCTCGGTCAAGACCCGAGCCCACAGGTGCTGCAAAGAGCAGGGAGAGGCTCGATTCACCTGCTTCCAAAAGGAAGCATCCCAGCCACACTACCAGACCCGGGCCTGCCCTAGTCAAAAGCTCCACGTTACCTCGGGCCCCAAACTGCCTTTCCCCCCGGGGGTTCCCACGCCAGACAATGTCAAGAACATCTGCCACCTGAAACGCTTCCGCTCCGTGCCGCGCAACCTCCCAGCTGCCGACCCCATCCAAAGGCAGCTGCGGGCTCTGACCCAGCTGGAGGCGGAGTTCCAGCGCTGCTGCCTTCAGGGGGATAACCACACCTGCACACGGAAGGCT TGGGAGGACACCATGGATGGGTACTGTGACAAGGTGCAGGCTGTAAAGACCCACCACCACTCATGCTGCCGCtaccctgccagccctgcccgcGACGACTGCTTTGCCCGTCGGGCTCCCTATCCCAACTACGATCAGGACATCCTGACCCTTGACCTCAGCCGAGTCACCTCCAACCTCATGAACCATCTCTGCGGAAACCACAGGGTTCTCAGCAAGCA CAAACAGATCCCAGGGCTGATCCAGAACATGACTGCCCGCTGCTGCGACATGCCCCTTCCAGAGCAGGCCTGCTGTGCAGAAGAGGAA AAACTGGCCTTCATCGATGACCTCTGTGGTCCCAGACGTACCTTCTGGAGGGACACTGCCTTCTGCTGTGACCTGAATCCTGGGGTCGAGCAGACCAACTGTTTCAACATCCATTATCTGAGGAATGTGGCACTAGTGGCTGGAGACACGGGGGATGCCAAGGGTCAGGGGGAGCAGGTCCCAACCGAGGAAACAaatatcagccccacccccaagcccGACAAAGAAGAATGA
- the ECM1 gene encoding extracellular matrix protein 1 isoform X2, protein MSNSNRRSRLPAAQPLKYASARENPLPGWPVTSCPKMGTMSGAALALACLTLVSAAAEGELQAPGQRELRPRQLTQHPHEVGYAAPPSPPLTSTRPMGHPDASLHSPAFAFEEQKEVQFPLSRGAIPAQEEMQPSPLLPVERKADQPLPQEATPLQGELEQKEVDSYLPNQEEMTFGSKQKDASQSEEKPAPLQGRESESWDPAQHCQRGRPRGGWGFRLDGFPPGRPSPDNLNQICFPARQHVVYGPWNLPQTGYSHLTRQGETLNLLETGYSRCCRCRSRLNCLECAELVWKDALIKFCEAEFSVKTRAHRCCKEQGEARFTCFQKEASQPHYQTRACPSQKLHVTSGPKLPFPPGVPTPDNVKNICHLKRFRSVPRNLPAADPIQRQLRALTQLEAEFQRCCLQGDNHTCTRKAWEDTMDGYCDKVQAVKTHHHSCCRYPASPARDDCFARRAPYPNYDQDILTLDLSRVTSNLMNHLCGNHRVLSKHKQIPGLIQNMTARCCDMPLPEQACCAEEEKLAFIDDLCGPRRTFWRDTAFCCDLNPGVEQTNCFNIHYLRNVALVAGDTGDAKGQGEQVPTEETNISPTPKPDKEE, encoded by the exons ATGAGTAACAGCAACCGGAGAAGCAGGCTCCCAGCTGCCCAGCCCTTGAAATACGCATCTGCCCGTGAGAATCCACTTCCTGGGTGGCCAGTGACCAGTTGCCCCAAAATGGGGACCATGTCGGGAGCAGCCTTGGCTCTGGCCTGTTTGACTCTCGTTTCTGCAGCTGCTGAGGGAG AGCTCCAGGCTCCAGGCCAGAGGGAACTGAGACCAAGGCAGCTCACCCAGCATCCTCACGAAG tTGGCTATgcagcacccccctccccaccccttaccAGCACCCGCCCCATGGGTCACCCGGATGCATCCCTGCACAGCCCCGCCTTTGCCTTTGAGGAACAGAAGGAAG TGCAATTCCCTCTCTCCAGGGGAGCCATTCCTGCCCAAGAGGAAATGCAGCCCTCTCCCCTGCTCCCCGTGGAAAGGAAAG CAGACCAACCTCTCCCCCAGGAAGCCACTCCCCTTCAAGGAGAACTTGAACAAAAAGAAG TAGACTCATATTTACCGAATCAGGAGGAGATGACCTTTGGCTCTAAGCAGAAAGACG CCAGCCAGTCTGAAG AAAAACCAGCTCCCCTCCAGGGCAGGGAGTCCGAGTCTTGGGATCCAGCCCAGCACTGCCAGCGGGGTCGACCCCGAGGGGGCTGGGGCTTCCGGCTGGATGGCTTCCCCCCTGGGCGCCCTTCTCCGGACAATCTGAACCAGATATGCTTCCCTGCCCGCCAACACGTGGTGTACGGCCCCTGGAATCTGCCCCAGACTGGCTACTCCCACCTCACTCGCCAAGGTGAAACCCTCAATTTGCTGGAAACTGGATATTCCCGGTGCTGCCGCTGCCGCAGCCGCTTAAACTGCCTGGAGTGTGCAGAGCTTGTG TGGAAGGACGCTCTGATCAAGTTCTGTGAGGCTGAGTTCTCGGTCAAGACCCGAGCCCACAGGTGCTGCAAAGAGCAGGGAGAGGCTCGATTCACCTGCTTCCAAAAGGAAGCATCCCAGCCACACTACCAGACCCGGGCCTGCCCTAGTCAAAAGCTCCACGTTACCTCGGGCCCCAAACTGCCTTTCCCCCCGGGGGTTCCCACGCCAGACAATGTCAAGAACATCTGCCACCTGAAACGCTTCCGCTCCGTGCCGCGCAACCTCCCAGCTGCCGACCCCATCCAAAGGCAGCTGCGGGCTCTGACCCAGCTGGAGGCGGAGTTCCAGCGCTGCTGCCTTCAGGGGGATAACCACACCTGCACACGGAAGGCT TGGGAGGACACCATGGATGGGTACTGTGACAAGGTGCAGGCTGTAAAGACCCACCACCACTCATGCTGCCGCtaccctgccagccctgcccgcGACGACTGCTTTGCCCGTCGGGCTCCCTATCCCAACTACGATCAGGACATCCTGACCCTTGACCTCAGCCGAGTCACCTCCAACCTCATGAACCATCTCTGCGGAAACCACAGGGTTCTCAGCAAGCA CAAACAGATCCCAGGGCTGATCCAGAACATGACTGCCCGCTGCTGCGACATGCCCCTTCCAGAGCAGGCCTGCTGTGCAGAAGAGGAA AAACTGGCCTTCATCGATGACCTCTGTGGTCCCAGACGTACCTTCTGGAGGGACACTGCCTTCTGCTGTGACCTGAATCCTGGGGTCGAGCAGACCAACTGTTTCAACATCCATTATCTGAGGAATGTGGCACTAGTGGCTGGAGACACGGGGGATGCCAAGGGTCAGGGGGAGCAGGTCCCAACCGAGGAAACAaatatcagccccacccccaagcccGACAAAGAAGAATGA
- the ECM1 gene encoding extracellular matrix protein 1 isoform X3 gives MSNSNRRSRLPAAQPLKYASARENPLPGWPVTSCPKMGTMSGAALALACLTLVSAAAEGELQAPGQRELRPRQLTQHPHEVGYAAPPSPPLTSTRPMGHPDASLHSPAFAFEEQKEVQFPLSRGAIPAQEEMQPSPLLPVERKAADQPLPQEATPLQGELEQKEDSYLPNQEEMTFGSKQKDASQSEEKPAPLQGRESESWDPAQHCQRGRPRGGWGFRLDGFPPGRPSPDNLNQICFPARQHVVYGPWNLPQTGYSHLTRQGETLNLLETGYSRCCRCRSRLNCLECAELVWKDALIKFCEAEFSVKTRAHRCCKEQGEARFTCFQKEASQPHYQTRACPSQKLHVTSGPKLPFPPGVPTPDNVKNICHLKRFRSVPRNLPAADPIQRQLRALTQLEAEFQRCCLQGDNHTCTRKAWEDTMDGYCDKVQAVKTHHHSCCRYPASPARDDCFARRAPYPNYDQDILTLDLSRVTSNLMNHLCGNHRVLSKHKQIPGLIQNMTARCCDMPLPEQACCAEEEKLAFIDDLCGPRRTFWRDTAFCCDLNPGVEQTNCFNIHYLRNVALVAGDTGDAKGQGEQVPTEETNISPTPKPDKEE, from the exons ATGAGTAACAGCAACCGGAGAAGCAGGCTCCCAGCTGCCCAGCCCTTGAAATACGCATCTGCCCGTGAGAATCCACTTCCTGGGTGGCCAGTGACCAGTTGCCCCAAAATGGGGACCATGTCGGGAGCAGCCTTGGCTCTGGCCTGTTTGACTCTCGTTTCTGCAGCTGCTGAGGGAG AGCTCCAGGCTCCAGGCCAGAGGGAACTGAGACCAAGGCAGCTCACCCAGCATCCTCACGAAG tTGGCTATgcagcacccccctccccaccccttaccAGCACCCGCCCCATGGGTCACCCGGATGCATCCCTGCACAGCCCCGCCTTTGCCTTTGAGGAACAGAAGGAAG TGCAATTCCCTCTCTCCAGGGGAGCCATTCCTGCCCAAGAGGAAATGCAGCCCTCTCCCCTGCTCCCCGTGGAAAGGAAAG CAGCAGACCAACCTCTCCCCCAGGAAGCCACTCCCCTTCAAGGAGAACTTGAACAAAAAGAAG ACTCATATTTACCGAATCAGGAGGAGATGACCTTTGGCTCTAAGCAGAAAGACG CCAGCCAGTCTGAAG AAAAACCAGCTCCCCTCCAGGGCAGGGAGTCCGAGTCTTGGGATCCAGCCCAGCACTGCCAGCGGGGTCGACCCCGAGGGGGCTGGGGCTTCCGGCTGGATGGCTTCCCCCCTGGGCGCCCTTCTCCGGACAATCTGAACCAGATATGCTTCCCTGCCCGCCAACACGTGGTGTACGGCCCCTGGAATCTGCCCCAGACTGGCTACTCCCACCTCACTCGCCAAGGTGAAACCCTCAATTTGCTGGAAACTGGATATTCCCGGTGCTGCCGCTGCCGCAGCCGCTTAAACTGCCTGGAGTGTGCAGAGCTTGTG TGGAAGGACGCTCTGATCAAGTTCTGTGAGGCTGAGTTCTCGGTCAAGACCCGAGCCCACAGGTGCTGCAAAGAGCAGGGAGAGGCTCGATTCACCTGCTTCCAAAAGGAAGCATCCCAGCCACACTACCAGACCCGGGCCTGCCCTAGTCAAAAGCTCCACGTTACCTCGGGCCCCAAACTGCCTTTCCCCCCGGGGGTTCCCACGCCAGACAATGTCAAGAACATCTGCCACCTGAAACGCTTCCGCTCCGTGCCGCGCAACCTCCCAGCTGCCGACCCCATCCAAAGGCAGCTGCGGGCTCTGACCCAGCTGGAGGCGGAGTTCCAGCGCTGCTGCCTTCAGGGGGATAACCACACCTGCACACGGAAGGCT TGGGAGGACACCATGGATGGGTACTGTGACAAGGTGCAGGCTGTAAAGACCCACCACCACTCATGCTGCCGCtaccctgccagccctgcccgcGACGACTGCTTTGCCCGTCGGGCTCCCTATCCCAACTACGATCAGGACATCCTGACCCTTGACCTCAGCCGAGTCACCTCCAACCTCATGAACCATCTCTGCGGAAACCACAGGGTTCTCAGCAAGCA CAAACAGATCCCAGGGCTGATCCAGAACATGACTGCCCGCTGCTGCGACATGCCCCTTCCAGAGCAGGCCTGCTGTGCAGAAGAGGAA AAACTGGCCTTCATCGATGACCTCTGTGGTCCCAGACGTACCTTCTGGAGGGACACTGCCTTCTGCTGTGACCTGAATCCTGGGGTCGAGCAGACCAACTGTTTCAACATCCATTATCTGAGGAATGTGGCACTAGTGGCTGGAGACACGGGGGATGCCAAGGGTCAGGGGGAGCAGGTCCCAACCGAGGAAACAaatatcagccccacccccaagcccGACAAAGAAGAATGA